One genomic window of Aggregatilinea lenta includes the following:
- a CDS encoding S41 family peptidase, whose product MLTGLILAAFFLAGFVVRGQVPATAQSKQDTEFPLLSEVEQLVEDHYLRAIPDGHEMEYAAIRGYLGRLNDPYTFFNDPPVAQSESDVLAGQYGGIGARVRRDEMGNFVLFPVPDSPAEQAGIEQGDLLIAINGEPISADERTDVVDQMLRGEVGDGRGVTVTVTNPDQSETNEYFIEFAVVADPSVVWRLAQDNPAIGYIQIIRFTSRTPDELHGAIADLREQGMQALVLDLRGNAGGLLAESVEVASEFLDGGVIFYEKTRNSEQATETTQTGTATDLPLTVLVDGGTASAAELVAGAIKDRERGMLIGQKTYGKGSVQLIFRLSDDSSIHITSAEWFTPAHAALNGNGLDPDIAMIPAEDGRDVELGEALRQLTDQLAAPESS is encoded by the coding sequence ATGCTCACTGGCCTGATTCTGGCTGCGTTCTTCCTGGCTGGATTCGTCGTTCGCGGGCAGGTGCCCGCCACCGCCCAGTCAAAACAAGACACCGAGTTTCCGTTGCTGTCGGAAGTCGAGCAGCTCGTAGAAGATCACTACCTACGCGCGATCCCCGACGGGCACGAGATGGAATACGCCGCCATCCGGGGCTACCTGGGGCGGCTCAACGACCCGTACACGTTCTTCAACGATCCGCCGGTCGCCCAGAGCGAATCGGACGTACTCGCCGGCCAGTACGGCGGCATCGGCGCGCGAGTGCGCCGCGACGAGATGGGCAACTTCGTGCTGTTTCCCGTACCTGACAGCCCTGCGGAGCAGGCAGGCATCGAGCAGGGCGATCTACTGATCGCCATCAACGGCGAGCCGATCAGTGCCGACGAGCGTACGGATGTGGTCGACCAGATGCTGCGCGGCGAGGTCGGTGATGGACGCGGCGTCACCGTCACCGTGACGAATCCCGACCAGAGCGAAACGAACGAGTACTTCATCGAGTTCGCGGTCGTCGCCGACCCGTCGGTAGTCTGGCGTTTGGCGCAGGACAATCCGGCCATCGGCTACATCCAGATCATCCGCTTCACCAGCCGCACCCCGGACGAGCTGCACGGCGCGATCGCAGATCTGCGCGAGCAGGGGATGCAGGCCCTCGTGCTGGATCTGCGCGGGAATGCGGGCGGCTTGCTGGCCGAATCAGTCGAAGTCGCGTCGGAATTCCTCGACGGCGGCGTGATCTTTTACGAGAAAACACGCAACAGCGAACAGGCCACGGAAACGACTCAAACCGGCACCGCGACCGATCTGCCGCTGACCGTGCTGGTCGACGGCGGGACGGCCAGCGCTGCCGAGCTGGTCGCGGGGGCGATCAAGGATCGCGAGCGCGGCATGCTGATCGGGCAAAAGACGTACGGCAAAGGCTCGGTCCAACTCATCTTCCGCCTGTCGGACGACTCGTCGATTCACATCACGTCAGCAGAATGGTTCACGCCGGCCCATGCTGCCCTGAACGGGAACGGCCTGGACCCCGACATTGCGATGATACCCGCCGAAGATGGCCGCGACGTCGAGCTTGGAGAAGCGCTGCGCCAGCTCACCGATCAACTGGCGGCGCCTGAAAGCTCCTGA
- a CDS encoding response regulator, which translates to MQLRRKAAVAGDVEQPLVLIADDESNAVMLLTRVLERDGFAVASARDGEEALDKARSLRPDLILMDVQMPKLNGFEVVRQLREEAETSRIPIIFVTAAAREPSDVAHGFKLGADDYMRKPYNYHELLARAHSKMQARRLEERLQRRSEELEALLRIGQEFNQRLGLNELVELILGTTSQELGADYAELYLFDDTEQVARFAVKGAAESSLDDAEQRLRRRGSAAGWVLKSGEPILVGDTSAQLDVATDLASMDYGCAVAAPLRHHGSLSGILVLAKVEMNGFSESDLRLLRLIGEQAALAVRNAQLYAELRNYAQNLEEMVEVRTKELRAAQAQLIRSEKLAGLGRLAAGIAHEVNNPLQPILNCLDMAIEDVNSGNMVDTEVLRVAEREVQRIKTIVSRLLDFARPGTSSDTEEVDLRSLIQEIMLLTRKNLEQRSVTVTTRVDVEQPLIGNPAQLKQVVLNLVLNAMEAMPEGGEIAIDVYAAEGGAVIAVTDTGIGMDAETVAQIFDPFYSTKQEGTGLGLAVTYGIIEGHGGRISVESELGKGTQFSIWIPYMQP; encoded by the coding sequence ATGCAGCTCCGCAGGAAGGCAGCCGTGGCCGGAGACGTCGAACAGCCCCTGGTATTGATAGCAGATGACGAAAGCAATGCCGTAATGCTTCTGACGCGTGTACTGGAACGCGATGGTTTCGCCGTCGCCAGCGCACGGGATGGCGAGGAAGCGCTTGACAAGGCGCGCAGTCTGCGTCCCGATTTGATCCTGATGGATGTCCAGATGCCGAAGCTGAATGGCTTCGAGGTCGTGCGCCAGTTGCGCGAGGAAGCCGAGACATCGCGCATCCCGATCATCTTCGTGACGGCTGCCGCACGTGAGCCGTCCGATGTCGCGCATGGCTTCAAGCTCGGCGCGGACGACTACATGCGCAAGCCGTACAACTATCACGAGCTGCTGGCCCGCGCCCACAGCAAGATGCAGGCGCGCCGATTGGAAGAACGCTTGCAGCGCCGGAGCGAAGAACTGGAAGCGCTGCTGCGTATCGGGCAGGAGTTCAACCAGCGGCTGGGCCTGAACGAGCTGGTGGAGCTAATTCTGGGCACGACCAGCCAGGAGCTTGGCGCGGACTATGCCGAGCTGTACCTGTTCGACGACACAGAACAGGTCGCACGCTTCGCGGTGAAAGGCGCGGCGGAAAGCTCGCTGGATGACGCCGAGCAGCGGCTCCGGCGGCGTGGCAGCGCGGCGGGTTGGGTGTTGAAGTCCGGCGAGCCGATCCTGGTAGGCGACACTTCGGCCCAGCTCGACGTGGCGACCGATCTCGCCTCGATGGACTATGGGTGCGCGGTCGCGGCTCCGCTGCGCCATCACGGCAGCCTGTCGGGCATCCTCGTCCTGGCGAAGGTCGAGATGAACGGTTTTTCCGAGAGCGACCTGCGCCTGCTGCGGCTGATAGGGGAACAGGCCGCGCTCGCGGTACGGAACGCGCAACTGTATGCCGAGCTGCGCAATTACGCGCAGAACCTCGAAGAAATGGTCGAGGTACGCACCAAGGAATTGCGCGCAGCCCAGGCGCAGCTCATCCGCAGTGAAAAGCTGGCGGGGCTTGGACGGCTTGCCGCCGGGATCGCGCACGAAGTGAACAATCCGCTCCAGCCGATCTTGAACTGTCTGGATATGGCGATCGAGGACGTGAACTCAGGGAATATGGTCGATACGGAAGTGCTGCGCGTGGCCGAGCGCGAGGTGCAGCGCATCAAGACCATCGTCTCGCGCCTGCTGGACTTCGCGCGGCCCGGCACGTCGTCCGACACGGAAGAGGTCGATCTGCGTTCTCTGATCCAGGAAATCATGCTGCTGACCCGCAAGAATCTGGAGCAGCGCAGCGTCACCGTCACCACGCGCGTGGACGTCGAGCAGCCGCTAATCGGCAATCCAGCCCAGTTGAAGCAAGTGGTGCTTAATCTGGTGCTCAACGCGATGGAAGCCATGCCCGAAGGCGGCGAGATCGCGATCGACGTATATGCGGCGGAGGGCGGCGCGGTAATCGCTGTGACGGATACCGGCATCGGCATGGACGCCGAGACGGTTGCGCAGATTTTCGACCCGTTCTATTCGACCAAGCAGGAAGGAACCGGCCTGGGGCTAGCCGTGACGTACGGCATCATCGAGGGGCACGGAGGCCGGATTAGCGTTGAGAGTGAGCTGGGGAAGGGAACCCAGTTTTCGATCTGGATTCCCTATATGCAGCCGTAG
- a CDS encoding tetratricopeptide repeat protein yields the protein MSSNRDDLEFAYKLIKREKTQDALDLLRPIVAMEPENVHAWWLLAYAASEPREAREALLMVLRLDPTYVNAPKAREMLLQLNQQYPPEFDEQERFPELAADYSVASDTLPVEAAAATEEPMPPDLLVDEREEVELPAFITEPSPELELEEAQTIEAMEDPDDLFDSMLFTDNPDELFPEEDPFAGLEQDLLAVEDTDAAMGVLPFDDDLFPELISSPDSTLEPEFPDEDLFVAEPAPVVRQRGCGVRLLLLTLIVVAIALAGVLVVYFIMQEDESTTDPGALQALALDSPQIADAQAAIEAQLPGAIPGEQGRAVVAPSSLGNTFYIELCSSPSPTLPELVTTSMGLAAGQAPTLQDQVSAVGITIDACSTADHDKLYRAVAPMEQALQYANGTITWDEFRATWLTA from the coding sequence ATGAGCAGCAACCGAGACGATCTGGAATTTGCCTATAAGCTGATCAAGCGCGAAAAAACGCAAGACGCGCTCGATCTGCTGCGGCCCATTGTGGCAATGGAACCCGAAAACGTCCATGCGTGGTGGCTGCTGGCCTACGCAGCGTCAGAGCCGCGCGAAGCCCGCGAGGCGCTGCTGATGGTCCTGCGCCTCGATCCGACATACGTCAACGCGCCCAAAGCGCGCGAAATGCTGCTCCAGCTAAACCAGCAGTATCCACCCGAATTCGATGAACAGGAGCGCTTCCCAGAGCTTGCGGCTGACTACAGCGTGGCATCAGACACGCTGCCGGTCGAAGCCGCCGCAGCAACGGAAGAACCGATGCCGCCGGACCTGCTCGTGGACGAGCGTGAAGAAGTCGAGCTGCCTGCATTCATCACCGAACCATCGCCGGAACTTGAACTCGAAGAAGCGCAAACGATCGAGGCGATGGAAGATCCTGACGACCTGTTCGATTCCATGTTGTTCACCGACAACCCCGACGAGCTGTTCCCTGAAGAAGATCCCTTCGCTGGTTTGGAACAGGACCTCCTGGCCGTCGAGGACACCGACGCCGCTATGGGCGTGCTGCCGTTCGACGACGATCTCTTCCCGGAACTGATATCCAGTCCGGATTCCACGCTGGAGCCTGAATTCCCGGACGAGGATCTCTTTGTGGCGGAACCGGCCCCTGTCGTGCGCCAGCGCGGTTGCGGTGTGCGCCTCCTGTTGTTAACGCTGATCGTCGTGGCCATCGCGCTCGCGGGCGTTCTGGTGGTGTACTTCATTATGCAGGAGGACGAGAGCACGACCGATCCTGGGGCGCTGCAGGCCCTGGCGCTGGACAGCCCGCAAATCGCTGATGCCCAGGCCGCCATCGAAGCACAGCTGCCCGGCGCAATACCGGGCGAGCAGGGCAGGGCGGTCGTCGCGCCAAGCTCGCTGGGCAACACCTTCTATATCGAATTGTGCTCGTCACCATCCCCGACACTGCCGGAGTTGGTCACCACCAGCATGGGCTTGGCCGCTGGACAAGCGCCCACGCTGCAGGATCAGGTCTCGGCAGTAGGCATCACGATCGATGCATGCAGCACCGCCGACCATGACAAGCTCTACCGGGCCGTTGCGCCGATGGAGCAGGCGCTGCAATACGCGAACGGCACAATCACCTGGGACGAGTTCCGCGCGACCTGGCTCACCGCCTGA
- the plsX gene encoding phosphate acyltransferase PlsX: MRIVVDAMGTDQNPGPDVEGSVLAAREYGVAIVLVGDQVQVERELAYHDVSGLSIEIVHAPEQITMEDKPGVVGRSKPGSSMHVGMQLVRDGRGDAFVTAGNTGAALSIATLHTLRRIPGVHRPALSTILSLRNRSMILLDIGANTDCRPEWMVQFAVMGGVYSERALGTTLSRVALLSNGEEEGKGSSLVQESAELLSQSGVNFIGNVEPKDVLANKADVIVMDGFVGNVMIKTLEAMSRTLFELLRQELTTDLRSKAGGLLLRPAFRRVYGQVDPFEIGGAPMLGVNGVVIIGHGRSNATAIKNAIRQAQSAVNGHIVEAIRDGIEQSSPVASQAHQNTSE, from the coding sequence ATGCGAATCGTCGTTGATGCGATGGGAACCGATCAAAATCCTGGGCCGGATGTTGAGGGGTCAGTGCTGGCCGCGCGCGAGTATGGCGTAGCGATTGTGCTGGTGGGCGATCAGGTCCAGGTCGAGCGTGAACTGGCCTATCATGACGTATCGGGGTTGTCCATCGAGATCGTACATGCGCCGGAACAGATCACAATGGAAGATAAGCCCGGCGTCGTTGGGCGCAGCAAGCCCGGTTCGTCGATGCACGTTGGCATGCAGTTGGTCCGTGACGGGCGTGGCGACGCGTTCGTAACCGCAGGGAACACCGGCGCGGCGCTGTCCATCGCAACGCTTCACACGCTGCGACGTATACCCGGCGTACACCGCCCTGCCCTTTCGACAATTCTGTCGCTGCGTAACCGGTCGATGATTTTGTTGGACATTGGCGCAAACACGGACTGCCGCCCGGAGTGGATGGTACAGTTTGCGGTGATGGGCGGCGTGTATTCCGAACGTGCGCTGGGGACCACCTTGTCCCGTGTCGCGCTGCTGTCAAATGGCGAGGAAGAAGGCAAAGGCAGCAGTTTGGTTCAAGAAAGTGCGGAACTCCTCAGTCAATCTGGGGTTAACTTTATTGGAAACGTCGAGCCTAAAGACGTGTTGGCCAATAAGGCCGACGTGATTGTAATGGACGGCTTCGTCGGCAACGTGATGATCAAAACGCTTGAGGCGATGTCGCGCACACTGTTTGAGCTGCTCCGGCAGGAGCTGACTACCGACTTGCGATCCAAAGCCGGGGGCTTGCTGTTGAGACCGGCTTTCAGGCGCGTTTACGGCCAAGTCGATCCGTTTGAGATCGGCGGCGCACCGATGTTGGGTGTGAACGGCGTCGTCATCATCGGGCATGGACGGTCGAACGCAACAGCTATCAAGAATGCCATTCGCCAGGCACAGAGTGCCGTGAATGGCCATATTGTCGAAGCGATACGTGACGGAATCGAACAATCCTCGCCTGTGGCGAGCCAAGCTCACCAGAACACATCAGAGTAA
- the fabF gene encoding beta-ketoacyl-ACP synthase II, whose product MDFTRNGFPRVVITGIGAITPLGRFPDFWEALKRGESGIRRIQSFDPSALEVQIAAEVLDFDPTQFLDAKEARRMGRPAQFAVAAVQDAMADAGFSPADLEPIRDRVGVDFGSSMGGHDLAQQASFGYRTRGRRPGPFSLIQSLPNIPAHYVSRVTGALGPLVCISTACATGTHSIGDGFNLVRYGRADVVFTGGVEAMILDYAIAGFISMTALATGYNDNPAASSRPFDLNRTGFVFGEGGGILVLETMERAVKRGARIYAEVLGMASSSDAYHVAALDPDGSGAARAMTSALSDAKVNARDIDYINAHGTSTKANDSVETKAIKDVFGEHAYDLSVSSTKSMVGHLLGGAGAIEAIATVMTLYEKVMHPTINYETPDPECDLDYVPNVARERDVRYALSNSFGLGGQNACIVLGAV is encoded by the coding sequence ATGGACTTCACACGTAATGGTTTTCCCCGGGTCGTGATTACCGGAATCGGCGCAATCACGCCGCTGGGACGCTTCCCCGATTTTTGGGAAGCGCTCAAACGCGGCGAATCGGGGATCCGTCGCATCCAGAGCTTCGATCCGTCGGCCCTGGAAGTGCAGATTGCAGCCGAAGTGCTGGATTTTGATCCCACCCAGTTTCTGGATGCTAAGGAGGCGCGGCGTATGGGGCGCCCCGCGCAGTTTGCGGTGGCTGCCGTGCAGGACGCGATGGCCGATGCCGGATTTTCCCCTGCCGATCTGGAACCGATTCGGGATCGCGTTGGCGTGGACTTCGGCTCATCAATGGGAGGGCACGATCTCGCGCAGCAGGCATCGTTTGGGTATCGTACGCGTGGCCGGCGGCCTGGGCCGTTTTCGCTGATCCAGTCGCTGCCCAACATTCCCGCGCACTACGTGAGTCGCGTAACAGGCGCGCTGGGGCCACTGGTGTGCATCTCGACGGCTTGCGCAACCGGAACGCACAGCATCGGCGACGGGTTTAACCTCGTGCGCTACGGGCGGGCCGATGTCGTCTTTACCGGTGGCGTTGAAGCGATGATCCTTGACTACGCGATTGCCGGGTTCATCTCAATGACGGCGTTGGCGACGGGATATAACGATAACCCGGCGGCATCCAGCCGCCCGTTCGACCTGAACCGGACCGGGTTCGTGTTCGGTGAAGGTGGCGGTATCCTGGTGTTGGAGACGATGGAACGTGCCGTGAAGCGTGGCGCGCGTATCTACGCCGAAGTGCTGGGCATGGCCTCCTCGTCGGATGCGTACCATGTGGCGGCGCTGGACCCGGATGGCAGTGGCGCGGCGCGCGCGATGACATCCGCACTCAGCGACGCTAAAGTCAATGCGCGTGATATCGACTACATCAACGCGCATGGTACTTCGACCAAAGCGAACGACTCGGTCGAAACGAAGGCCATCAAGGACGTTTTTGGCGAGCACGCGTATGATCTGTCGGTTAGCTCGACCAAGAGCATGGTGGGCCATCTGCTGGGCGGCGCGGGCGCGATCGAAGCTATCGCCACGGTCATGACTTTGTACGAGAAGGTCATGCACCCGACGATCAATTACGAAACGCCCGATCCGGAATGCGACTTGGACTACGTGCCGAACGTGGCGCGCGAACGCGACGTGCGTTATGCTCTGTCCAACAGCTTTGGACTGGGCGGGCAGAATGCCTGCATCGTGCTCGGCGCTGTCTGA
- a CDS encoding lytic transglycosylase domain-containing protein gives MATQTYERSDSLVSSLYDRLQSIVCAFVLLLCGAIGFAGTLGAAHILTPLAASTITYEIIEPQTPAYSAVAMGESAALTPLSSVFTPQVQYWAPLINAWAIAFQMDPNLIATVIQIESCGDPSVGSSAGAQGLFQVMPFHFAPGEDMLDVQTNAARGLNYLAGGLAKANGHVGLALAGYNGGHGVIDRGWATWPAETQRYYYWGSRIYSEATSGTGSSPTLQEWLTAGGGSLCTRAQATEDQLTQQQAGY, from the coding sequence ATGGCAACCCAAACCTACGAACGTTCAGATTCACTGGTAAGCTCACTCTACGACCGGCTGCAATCCATCGTGTGCGCCTTCGTCCTGCTGCTCTGCGGGGCCATTGGCTTCGCGGGGACACTCGGCGCGGCACACATCCTGACGCCGCTCGCAGCCAGCACGATCACATACGAGATCATCGAGCCTCAGACGCCCGCCTATTCGGCTGTGGCAATGGGGGAGTCAGCGGCGCTTACGCCGCTGTCGTCCGTATTCACGCCCCAGGTACAGTACTGGGCGCCGCTTATTAACGCCTGGGCCATCGCCTTCCAGATGGACCCTAACCTGATCGCCACCGTGATCCAGATCGAAAGCTGCGGCGATCCGTCCGTAGGATCGAGCGCAGGCGCACAGGGATTGTTTCAGGTGATGCCGTTCCACTTTGCGCCCGGCGAGGATATGCTTGACGTCCAGACGAATGCGGCTCGCGGCTTGAATTATCTGGCCGGGGGGCTGGCTAAGGCAAATGGCCACGTTGGTCTGGCGCTGGCCGGATACAACGGCGGACACGGCGTCATCGACCGGGGATGGGCGACCTGGCCCGCCGAGACACAGCGCTATTACTACTGGGGATCGCGCATCTACTCCGAGGCGACTTCAGGCACGGGGTCCAGTCCTACACTCCAGGAATGGTTGACGGCGGGCGGCGGCAGCCTCTGCACCCGCGCACAGGCCACCGAAGACCAGCTTACACAACAGCAGGCCGGGTACTAG
- the trmFO gene encoding methylenetetrahydrofolate--tRNA-(uracil(54)-C(5))-methyltransferase (FADH(2)-oxidizing) TrmFO, which yields MPVVVDVIGGGLAGTEAAWQLAERGIDVRLYEMRPIKMTPAHLTDQLGELICSNSLGSNLPDRAPGVLKAELRRLGSLLMRCADQSSVPAGGALAVDRERFAQLITGSIEGHPRITLVREEVKRIPAGPCIIATGPLTAEALAGEIAGMVGEEYLYFYDAIAPMVTADSIDMSIAFRASRYGRGEDEAGDYINCPMTHEEYDRFVQALLEAELIDLRAFEREDPHFFEGCLPVEQIAARGERSLAFGPMRPVGLTDPRTGHRPYAVVQLRQDNLAGTLYNLVGFQTNLRWGEQKRVFRLIPGLETAEFSRYGQMHRNTFLNSPIHLRQTLQAKSRDDLIFAGQITGVEGYVGNIGTGLLAGINLAHRVTDRPLWTLPPTTMLGALCYYVTHADSGDFQPMKANFGILPELENAPKGKRDRQKAYAARAAADLESFLAAAEITSPVVGDR from the coding sequence ATGCCGGTAGTCGTTGATGTTATTGGTGGTGGATTGGCAGGAACCGAAGCGGCGTGGCAGTTGGCCGAACGTGGGATTGACGTCCGCCTGTATGAGATGCGCCCGATCAAAATGACTCCGGCGCACCTGACGGACCAATTGGGTGAGCTGATTTGCAGCAATTCACTGGGTTCCAATCTGCCCGACCGTGCACCGGGCGTACTGAAAGCGGAACTGCGGCGGCTCGGGTCGCTCCTGATGCGGTGCGCGGATCAATCATCAGTTCCGGCGGGCGGTGCGCTGGCCGTCGACCGGGAACGCTTCGCGCAGTTGATCACCGGGTCCATCGAGGGCCATCCCCGCATTACGCTGGTGCGCGAAGAAGTCAAACGCATCCCGGCGGGACCGTGTATCATCGCAACCGGACCGCTTACGGCGGAAGCGCTGGCGGGGGAGATCGCGGGGATGGTCGGCGAGGAGTATCTCTACTTCTACGACGCCATTGCGCCGATGGTTACTGCGGACTCGATCGATATGTCGATTGCGTTCCGGGCCAGCCGGTATGGGCGCGGTGAAGACGAGGCCGGCGACTATATCAACTGCCCGATGACGCACGAGGAGTACGATCGCTTTGTTCAGGCGCTGCTGGAAGCAGAGCTGATCGATCTGCGCGCGTTCGAGCGGGAAGATCCGCACTTTTTTGAGGGGTGTCTGCCTGTCGAGCAGATTGCGGCGCGTGGTGAGCGGTCGCTGGCGTTTGGCCCTATGCGCCCAGTTGGTTTGACGGATCCGCGTACCGGGCATCGCCCGTATGCGGTGGTGCAGCTCCGGCAGGATAATCTGGCGGGTACGCTGTACAATCTGGTGGGTTTCCAGACGAATTTGCGCTGGGGCGAGCAAAAACGTGTCTTCCGGCTGATTCCGGGTTTGGAAACGGCGGAGTTTTCGCGTTATGGGCAGATGCACCGCAATACGTTCCTCAACTCGCCGATACACCTGCGGCAGACGTTACAGGCGAAGAGCCGCGATGATTTGATCTTTGCGGGGCAGATTACTGGTGTAGAGGGCTATGTTGGCAATATCGGGACGGGCTTGCTGGCCGGAATCAATTTGGCGCACCGTGTGACGGATCGACCATTGTGGACACTGCCGCCAACGACGATGTTGGGCGCGCTGTGTTATTACGTGACGCACGCCGATTCGGGTGATTTTCAGCCGATGAAGGCGAATTTTGGCATTCTCCCGGAACTTGAGAATGCGCCGAAGGGAAAGCGTGACCGGCAGAAGGCATATGCCGCGCGTGCGGCGGCTGATCTGGAATCCTTCCTGGCCGCAGCGGAAATAACGTCACCTGTTGTGGGTGATCGGTAG
- the hflX gene encoding GTPase HflX, with protein MPAYFETDDGRSISGAGRALLVGVEIREEQSLFSVEDSLDELALLAQTAGVEVVGRVIQRLSRPDPATFIGSGKVGEVVTLLGETGAAMVIFDDELSPRHQRELEKAFGEDVQVLDRSALILDIFAQHAQTREGALQVELAQYEYRLPRLTRQWTHLARQAGGGAARGGAGGVGLRGPGETQLEVDRREIRRKILKLKEELEQVRAHRQRHRNQRSRAGMPTVALVGYTNAGKSTLLNALSGADVYVADQLFATLDPTTRRVKLPSGRVVLLTDTVGFIQKLPVTLAAAFRATLEEVAEADVILHVVDASHPRALDHIDVVEDTLAEIDATRVPEVLVLNKRDRVTANLDLDVSALGYRDAVSVSALKKTGLQELLAAIGVVLSESMVEIEQFVSYRDGDLISSLYDHGVVLGEEHIEGGIKIKARVPVWLASRLGQLD; from the coding sequence TTGCCAGCTTATTTTGAAACGGATGATGGACGGAGTATCAGTGGCGCTGGACGCGCGCTTCTAGTCGGCGTCGAGATCCGCGAAGAACAGTCGTTGTTCTCCGTTGAAGATTCACTGGACGAACTGGCGCTACTGGCGCAGACCGCTGGCGTGGAGGTCGTTGGGCGTGTGATCCAGCGGTTGTCCCGCCCCGATCCAGCAACGTTTATCGGGTCGGGCAAGGTCGGGGAAGTCGTGACGTTACTGGGTGAAACCGGTGCGGCGATGGTGATCTTCGATGACGAGTTATCCCCGCGTCACCAACGTGAGTTGGAAAAGGCGTTCGGAGAGGATGTTCAGGTTCTCGATCGTTCGGCCCTGATTCTGGATATCTTCGCCCAGCACGCCCAGACGCGCGAGGGTGCCTTGCAGGTGGAACTGGCGCAGTATGAGTACCGTCTGCCCCGCCTGACGCGCCAGTGGACGCATCTCGCCCGGCAGGCTGGTGGTGGTGCGGCACGTGGTGGTGCCGGCGGTGTCGGGCTGCGTGGTCCGGGTGAAACGCAGTTGGAAGTGGACCGCCGCGAAATCCGGCGGAAGATCTTGAAGCTCAAAGAGGAGCTTGAGCAGGTGCGCGCTCACCGGCAGCGGCATCGCAACCAGCGCAGTCGTGCCGGGATGCCAACTGTCGCGCTGGTGGGCTATACCAACGCGGGCAAATCTACGCTGCTAAACGCGCTGTCCGGTGCGGATGTCTACGTCGCTGACCAGTTGTTCGCAACGCTCGATCCGACGACGCGGCGAGTCAAACTGCCGAGTGGCCGCGTGGTGCTGTTGACTGATACGGTTGGCTTTATTCAGAAACTGCCGGTGACGCTAGCGGCTGCGTTTCGCGCGACGCTCGAAGAGGTGGCTGAGGCGGATGTGATTTTGCACGTGGTGGATGCGAGTCATCCGCGCGCGCTCGATCATATCGACGTGGTTGAAGATACGTTGGCGGAGATTGATGCGACGCGGGTACCTGAGGTTTTGGTATTGAACAAGAGAGATCGCGTTACCGCGAACCTGGATCTGGATGTATCGGCGCTTGGCTATCGCGATGCGGTTTCTGTGTCGGCGCTCAAGAAAACCGGTTTGCAGGAGCTTCTGGCTGCGATTGGGGTTGTGCTGTCCGAGTCGATGGTAGAAATCGAGCAGTTTGTGTCCTATCGGGATGGCGATCTGATTTCGTCATTGTACGACCACGGTGTTGTGCTCGGTGAGGAGCATATTGAGGGCGGAATCAAGATCAAAGCGCGTGTTCCGGTGTGGTTAGCGAGTCGTTTGGGGCAGCTTGACTGA
- a CDS encoding cob(I)yrinic acid a,c-diamide adenosyltransferase codes for MKIYTRTGDKGETGLFAGGRVGKNHVRLHSYGTIDELNSVLGLAATSTTRAEILMPLQRVQADLFSVGADLATPVDAKPKWLVRVSSEMVEQLERDIDGWQAELPALKNFILPGGGPSGAYLHLARTVCRRAERWLTELSTQEDVNPAAQQYVNRLSDWLFVLARYANFLDDRDEMEWLPSH; via the coding sequence TTGAAGATCTATACACGAACCGGGGACAAGGGCGAAACAGGGCTGTTTGCAGGCGGACGCGTGGGGAAAAACCACGTCCGGCTGCACAGCTATGGCACAATCGATGAGCTTAACAGCGTATTGGGACTTGCAGCGACCTCCACCACGCGCGCGGAGATCCTCATGCCGCTGCAGCGCGTTCAAGCCGATTTGTTCAGCGTGGGGGCCGATCTCGCGACACCAGTCGACGCGAAGCCGAAGTGGTTGGTGCGCGTCTCATCGGAAATGGTCGAGCAGCTAGAGCGGGACATTGACGGTTGGCAGGCGGAGTTGCCAGCGCTGAAGAACTTCATTTTGCCAGGTGGCGGACCGTCTGGCGCGTATCTGCATTTGGCGCGCACGGTATGCCGTCGTGCGGAGCGCTGGCTCACAGAGTTGAGCACGCAAGAAGACGTCAATCCGGCGGCGCAACAGTACGTGAATCGTCTATCGGATTGGCTGTTTGTGCTGGCGCGTTACGCAAATTTTCTGGACGATCGCGACGAAATGGAGTGGCTACCGTCACATTGA